A window of Conger conger chromosome 13, fConCon1.1, whole genome shotgun sequence contains these coding sequences:
- the LOC133107317 gene encoding odorant receptor 131-2-like: MDYNSSSEELVMTERDAKSLRLKAALVQVLVWFFIYTDIFMLSTFFCRQAFRSETRYILFAHTLLMDSILLFLTGLVVLINSFYVLLPVGHCIALCFLMGFSIKNTPYTITAMCLERYVAICMPLRHASISTTGRAIAAIIIIWAFSSVKVIIDLVIVNVTAPPGYFAMPTSCDYQIILVTEWHQLMYFISNQMDFCIIVLIIVFCYTNLMLAAQAASGENKQSASKGRHTLLLHAVQLFLCTADLWCPFILDVATKQSKHLYLPIRFFNFIFFTIFSRALSPLIYGLRDKKFNLALKYYMSCKSKPLSREI; this comes from the coding sequence ATGGATTATAACAGCAGCAGTGAGGAGCTGGTTATGACTGAACGTGACGCCAAGAGTCTGAGGTTGAAGGCAGCCTTAGTGCAGGTGCTTGTGTGGTTCTTCATCTATACTGACATCTTCATGCTCTCCACCTTCTTCTGTAGGCAGGCTTTTCGTAGCGAGACACGTTACATTCTGTTTGCTCACACCCTGTTGATGGACTCTATACTCCTGTTCCTCACAGGGCTGGTGGTTCTAATTAATAGCTTTTATGTACTACTTCCTGTGGGCCACTGTATCGCGCTCTGTTTTCTTATGGGCTTCAGCATTAAAAATACACCCTACACCATCACCGCTATGTGCCTGGAGCGATATGTGGCCATCTGCATGCCGCTTAGACATGCCAGCATTTCCACAACCGGCAGGGCCATAGCTGCCATAATTATCATCTGGGCATTCAGCTCTGTCAAGGTCATCATAGATCTTGTAATTGTCAATGTCACGGCCCCACCAGGCTACTTTGCGATGCCCACCTCATGTGACTACCAGATCATACTGGTGACTGAGTGGCACCAACTCATGTATTTCATTTCTAATCAGATGGACTTCTGCATTATTGTGTTGATAATAGTGTTCTGCTACACCAATCTCATGCTAGCAGCTCAAGCTGCCTCCGGAGAAAATAAGCAGTCTGCATCAAAGGGgcgacacacactcctgctccatGCTGTACAGCTCTTTCTGTGCACGGCTGACTTGTGGTGCCCCTTTATATTGGATGTTGCtacaaagcaaagcaaacacTTGTACTTACCAATTAGAttcttcaatttcattttttttaccattttctcaAGGGCCCTGAGTCCACTTATCTATGGCCTCAGAGATAAAAAGTTTAATCTTGCCCTGAAATATTACATGAGCTGCAAGAGCAAGCCCCTCTCTAGAGAAATATAG
- the LOC133107319 gene encoding odorant receptor 131-2-like, with protein MDYNSSSEELVMTERDAKSLRLKTALVQVLVWFFIYTDIFMLSTFFCTQAFRSDTRYILFAHTLLMDSTLLLLTELVVLFNCFYILLPVGHCIALCFLMGFSAKNTPYTITAMCLERYVAICMPLRHAIISTTGRAIAAIIIIWAFSSVKLIVDLAIVIVTAPPGYFATPTSCDYQIILVTEWHQLMHFISKQMDFCIILLIIVFCYTKIMLAAQAASGENKQSASKGRHTLLLHAVQLFLCTADLWSPFILDVATKQSKHLYFPIRFFNFIFFTIFSRALSPLIYGLRDKKFNLALKYYMSCKSKPLSREI; from the coding sequence ATGGATTATAACAGCAGCAGTGAGGAGCTGGTTATGACTGAACGTGACGCCAAGAGTCTGAGGTTGAAGACAGCCTTAGTGCAGGTGCTTGTGTGGTTCTTCATCTATACTGACATCTTCATGCTCTCCACCTTTTTCTGTACGCAGGCTTTTCGTAGCGACACACGTTACATCCTGTTTGCTCACACTCTGTTAATGGACTCTACACTTCTGCTGCTCACAGAGCTGGTGGTTCTATTTAACTGCTTTTATATATTACTTCCTGTGGGCCACTGTATCGCGCTCTGTTTTCTTATGGGGTTCAGTGCGAAAAACACACCTTACACCATCACCGCTATGTGCCTGGAGCGATATGTGGCCATCTGCATGCCGCTTAGACATGCCATCATTTCCACAACCGGCAGGGCCATAGCTGCCATCATTATCATCTGGGCATTCAGCTCTGTCAAGCTCATCGTAGATCTTGCCATTGTCATTGTCACAGCCCCACCAGGCTACTTTGCCACGCCCACCTCATGCGACTACCAGATCATACTGGTGACTGAGTGGCACCAActcatgcatttcatttctaaACAGATGGACTTCTGCATTATTCTGTTGATAATAGTGTTCTGCTACACCAAGATCATGCTGGCAGCTCAAGCTGCCTCCGGAGAAAATAAGCAGTCTGCATCAAAAGGgcgacacacactcctgctccatGCTGTACAGCTCTTTCTGTGCACGGCTGACTTGTGGTCCCCCTTTATATTGGATGTTGCtacaaagcaaagcaaacacTTGTACTTCCCAATTAGAttcttcaatttcattttttttaccattttctcaAGGGCCCTGAGTCCACTTATCTATGGCCTCAGAGATAAAAAGTTTAATCTTGCCCTGAAATATTACATGAGCTGCAAGAGCAAGCCCCTCTCTAGAGAAATATAG
- the LOC133107320 gene encoding odorant receptor 131-2-like, with protein MDYNSSSEELVMIERDAKSLRLKTAILQVFVWFFFYTDIFMLSTFFCRQAFRSDTRYILFANTLLIDSILLFLTGLVILFNVFYVLLPVGHCIVLCFLMGFSIKNTPYTITAMCLERYVAICMPLRHASISTTGRAIAAIIIIWAFSSVKVIIDLVIVNVTAPPGYFAMPTSCVYQIILVTEWHQLMHFISIQMEFCIIVLIIVFCYTKLMLAAQAASGENKQSASKGRRTLLLHAVQLFLCTADLWCPFILDAATKQSKHLYLPIRYFNFIFFTIFSRALSPLIYGLRDKRFNLALKYYMSCKSKPLSREI; from the coding sequence ATGGATTATAACAGCAGCAGTGAGGAGCTGGTTATGATTGAACGTGACGCCAAGAGTCTGAGGTTGAAGACAGCCATattgcaggtgtttgtgtggttcTTCTTCTATACTGACATCTTCATGCTCTCTACCTTCTTCTGTAGGCAGGCTTTTCGCAGCGACACACGTTACATCCTGTTTGCTAACACCCTGTTGATTGACTCTATACTCCTGTTCCTCACAGGGCTGGTGATTCTATTTAACGTCTTTTATGTACTACTTCCTGTGGGCCACTGTATCGTGCTCTGTTTTCTTATGGGGTTCAGCATTAAAAACACACCCTACACCATCACCGCTATGTGCCTGGAGCGATATGTGGCCATCTGCATGCCGCTTAGACATGCCAGCATTTCCACAACCGGCAGGGCCATAGCTGCCATAATTATCATCTGGGCATTCAGCTCTGTCAAGGTCATCATAGATCTTGTAATTGTCAATGTAACGGCCCCACCAGGCTACTTTGCGATGCCCACCTCATGTGTCTACCAGATCATACTGGTGACTGAGTGGCACCAActcatgcatttcatttctattCAGATGGAGTTCTGCATTATTGTGTTGATAATAGTGTTCTGCTACACCAAGCTCATGCTAGCAGCTCAAGCTGCCTCCGGAGAAAATAAACAGTCTGCATCAAAGGGACGACGCACACTCCTGCTCCATGCTGTACAACTCTTTCTGTGCACGGCTGACTTGTGGTGCCCCTTTATATTGGATGCTGCtacaaagcaaagcaaacacTTGTACTTACCAATTAGAtacttcaatttcattttttttaccattttctcaAGGGCCCTGAGTCCACTTATCTATGGCCTCAGAGATAAAAGGTTTAATCTTGCCCTGAAATATTACATGAGCTGCAAGAGCAAGCCCCTCTCTAGAGAAATATAG
- the LOC133107321 gene encoding odorant receptor 131-2-like, with protein MDYNSSSEELVMTSHDPMILRLKTALVQVLVWFFIYTDIFMLSTFFCTQAFRSDTRYILFAHTLLMDSTLLLLTELVVLFNCFYILLPVGHCIALCFLMGFSAKNTPYTITAMCLERYVAICMPLRHASISTTGRAIAAIIIIWAFSSVKLIVDLAIVIVTAPPGYFATPTSCDYQIILVTEWHQLMYFISKQMDFCIILLIIVFCYTKIMLAAQAASGENKQSASKGRHTLLLHAVQLFLCTADLWSPFILDVATKQSKHLYFPIRFFNFIFFTIFSRALSPLIYGLRDKRFNLALKYYMSCKSKPLSREI; from the coding sequence ATGGATTATAACAGCAGCAGTGAGGAGCTGGTTATGACTTCTCATGACCCCATGATTCTGAGGTTGAAGACAGCCTTAGTGCAGGTGCTTGTGTGGTTCTTCATCTATACTGACATCTTCATGCTCTCCACCTTTTTCTGTACGCAGGCTTTTCGTAGCGACACACGTTACATCCTGTTTGCTCACACTCTGTTAATGGACTCTACACTTCTGCTGCTCACAGAGCTGGTGGTTCTATTTAACTGCTTTTATATATTACTTCCTGTGGGCCACTGTATCGCGCTCTGTTTTCTTATGGGGTTCAGTGCGAAAAACACACCTTACACCATCACCGCTATGTGCCTGGAGCGATATGTGGCCATCTGCATGCCGCTTAGACATGCCAGCATTTCCACAACCGGCAGGGCCATAGCTGCCATCATTATCATCTGGGCATTCAGCTCTGTCAAGCTCATCGTAGATCTTGCCATTGTCATTGTCACAGCCCCACCAGGCTACTTTGCCACGCCCACCTCATGCGACTACCAGATCATACTGGTGACTGAGTGGCACCAACTCATGTATTTCATTTCTAAACAGATGGACTTCTGCATTATTCTGTTGATAATAGTGTTCTGCTACACCAAGATCATGCTGGCAGCTCAAGCTGCCTCCGGAGAAAATAAGCAGTCTGCATCAAAAGGgcgacacacactcctgctccatGCTGTACAGCTCTTTCTGTGCACGGCTGACTTGTGGTCCCCCTTTATATTGGATGTTGCtacaaagcaaagcaaacacTTGTACTTCCCAATTAGAttcttcaatttcattttttttaccattttctcaAGGGCCCTGAGTCCACTTATCTATGGCCTCAGAGATAAAAGGTTTAATCTTGCCCTGAAATATTACATGAGCTGCAAGAGCAAGCCCCTCTCTAGAGAAATATAG